A single region of the Lotus japonicus ecotype B-129 chromosome 4, LjGifu_v1.2 genome encodes:
- the LOC130712431 gene encoding heat stress transcription factor A-5, with protein sequence MDGAPPSSAAGTGGPAPFLQKTYDMVDDSSTDDIVSWSSTNNSFVVWNPPEFARLLLPTYFKHNNFSSFIRQLNTYGFRKIHPERWEFGNDDFIKDQKHLLKNIHRRKPIHSHSHPPGSLVDPERSAFEEEIEKLLREKNSLESNIFNFIQHQSTAKHRLEDFQQRLDGMEKRQKQLLNFFEKALQNPTFVEHLSRKIESMDLSAYNKKRRLPQVDVDQLQPVVESSSVDNHSNFRMEFGNVIHHDFSNKLRLELSPAVSDMNLVSHSTQSSNEDGESPQNKLSEGELKGVQTRTALAFAPETLELADTGTSFTFKMDPCLSQRTTTAESSKLHSMEPSSEEGDSHISCQLNLTLASCPLPANRNSYSARSPQIDCQEIGKIAESRFYASGKESDIGVSSNQNVANEVTNLAAPTPSSNQVSPAAPDRVNDVFWEQFLTERPGCSDNEEAISNYRANPYDEQEEGRSVHGISRNIKGMDQLTL encoded by the exons ATGGACGGAGCGCCACCCTCCTCCGCCGCCGGAACCGGAGGCCCGGCGCCGTTCCTTCAGAAGACCTACGACATGGTCGACGATTCCTCCACCGACGACATCGTTTCTTGGAGCTCCACCAACAACAGCTTCGTCGTCTGGAACCCACCCGAGTTCGCTCGCCTCCTTCTCCCGACGTATTTCAAACACAACAACTTCTCCAGCTTCATCCGCCAGCTCAATACCTAC GGATTTAGAAAAATACATCCTGAGCGATGGGAGTTTGGTAATGATGATTTTATAAAAGATCAAAAGCATCTTCTTAAGAATATACACCGCAGGAAACCTATCCACAGTCACAGTCATCCTCCAGGTTCTCTTGTAGATCCAGAAAGGTCAGCATTTGAGGAAGAAATAGAGAAACTTTTACGTGAGAAAAATTCTCTTGAATCCAATATTTTTAACTTCATACAACATCAGTCAACAGCAAAGCATCGACTCGAAGATTTTCAGCAGCGATTAGATGGTATGGAGAAGAGGCAGAAACAACTGCTGAACTTCTTCGAGAAGGCTCTTCAGAATCCTACTTTTGTTGAACATCTTTCACGCAAAATTGAATCCATGGATTTATCGGCTTATAATAAGAAAAGGCGATTGCCTCAGGTTGATGTTGATCAGTTGCAGCCAGTTGTCGAAAGTAGCTCTGTTGACAATCATAGCAATTTTAGAATGGAATTTGGGAATGTTATTCATCACGATTTCTCAAATAAGCTCAGACTGGAATTGTCACCAGCTGTTTCAGATATGAACTTAGTATCACATAGCACACAAAGTTCAAATGAAGACGGAGAAAGCCCACAGAATAAGCTGTCTGAAGGAGAACTGAAAGGAGTCCAGACGAGAACGGCTCTTGCTTTTGCACCTGAGACGTTAGAGCTTGCAGATACTGGGACATCTTTTACTTTTAAGATGGATCCATGTTTATCACAGAGAACGACAACTGCTGAAAGCTCGAAGCTGCACTCTATGGAGCCAAGTAGTGAAGAAGGTGATAGTCATATATCCTGCCAACTAAATTTAACTCTAGCGTCTTGTCCGTTACCAGCCAACAGAAACTCATACTCAGCCAGATCACCCCAAATAGATTGTCAAGAAATTGGCAAAATTGCTGAATCAAGATTTTATGCCAGTGGTAAAGAATCTGATATTGGAGTTTCCTCAAACCAAAATGTAGCTAATGAGGTTACCAATTTAGCTGCTCCAACTCCAAGTAGCAACCAAGTCAGCCCAGCTGCTCCAGATAGAGTGAATGATGTGTTTTGGGAACAGTTCCTTACAGAAAGACCAGGCTGTTCGGACAATGAAGAGGCGATATCCAACTATCGAGCCAACCCATACGATGAGCAAGAGGAAGGGAGATCAGTTCATGGAATCTCTAGAAACATTAAGGGTATGGATCAGCTCACACTTTGA